One window of the Candidatus Goldiibacteriota bacterium HGW-Goldbacteria-1 genome contains the following:
- a CDS encoding SsrA-binding protein — MTESTASARNRKAFHNYEIMEKYEAGIALKGTEVKSIRDGRINLQDGFVRLIKGELIMMNVHISPYSHGNINNHSEIRDRKLLMHRQEIDRIAGKLSKAGLTIVPLAVYFKKGKAKVEIGIAKGKQAYDKRESIKKRDIQREEARYKINL, encoded by the coding sequence ATGACGGAAAGTACGGCTTCTGCAAGAAACAGGAAAGCGTTTCATAATTATGAAATAATGGAAAAGTATGAAGCGGGGATTGCGTTAAAAGGCACGGAAGTAAAGTCTATCCGCGACGGCAGAATAAACCTGCAGGACGGGTTTGTGCGCCTGATAAAAGGCGAACTTATTATGATGAATGTGCACATAAGCCCGTATTCCCATGGGAATATTAATAACCATTCTGAAATCCGAGACAGAAAACTGCTGATGCACCGTCAGGAAATAGACAGGATAGCGGGCAAGTTAAGCAAGGCAGGGCTGACAATTGTGCCGCTTGCGGTTTATTTTAAAAAGGGCAAGGCAAAAGTGGAAATTGGAATCGCCAAAGGCAAACAGGCGTATGATAAACGTGAATCCATAAAGAAACGCGATATTCAAAGGGAAGAAGCAAGATATAAGATAAATTTATAA